The following proteins are co-located in the [Pasteurella] mairii genome:
- a CDS encoding uracil-DNA glycosylase-like protein, with amino-acid sequence MPLQLIERHPFPPVLPPQATVMMMGTFPPTPEKRCMEFHYPNFQNDMWRIYGLVFFNDKTYFQVKGEKRFDAERIKAFLMERGIASCPTVWKAIREQGNASDKFLKIVEPVPLANILQQLPRCTWIFTTGGKATEALFSLVPEKLKEPKTNEFIDFPFAGRALKLYRVPSTSRAYPLSLEKKAEAYRAFFELAGVL; translated from the coding sequence ATGCCACTTCAACTAATTGAACGCCATCCATTTCCGCCCGTATTGCCGCCACAGGCGACGGTAATGATGATGGGAACCTTTCCGCCGACGCCTGAAAAGCGTTGTATGGAGTTTCACTATCCCAATTTTCAAAATGATATGTGGCGAATTTATGGTTTGGTCTTTTTCAACGATAAAACCTATTTCCAAGTCAAAGGCGAAAAGCGCTTTGATGCGGAGCGAATTAAGGCATTTTTAATGGAACGGGGGATTGCTTCTTGCCCGACGGTATGGAAAGCTATCCGCGAGCAAGGCAATGCGTCGGATAAATTTTTAAAAATTGTGGAGCCGGTTCCGTTGGCGAATATCCTGCAACAACTTCCGCGCTGCACATGGATTTTTACCACCGGTGGCAAAGCTACGGAAGCCTTGTTTAGTTTAGTGCCGGAAAAACTGAAAGAGCCGAAAACCAATGAGTTTATTGACTTTCCTTTTGCCGGGCGAGCGCTGAAGTTATATCGCGTGCCGTCCACGTCGCGTGCTTATCCTTTGAGTTTGGAGAAAAAAGCGGAAGCCTATCGTGCCTTTTTTGAGTTAGCGGGCGTTTTGT